One Clupea harengus chromosome 3, Ch_v2.0.2, whole genome shotgun sequence DNA window includes the following coding sequences:
- the exosc6 gene encoding exosome complex component MTR3, with the protein MPVDRRRIRGPDESQSPYHFISKESQKCLASGDRRSDDSQRGPLDIRPIFARCGLNSQAKGSAYIEAGNTKIICSVYGPRETERKDETDMKSGRLVADMRFAPFACHKRGAWVQGNEEKDLSLGLLESLRPGVCLHKYPRSQIDVCVMVLESDGPALSHAVTCASLALADAGIEMYDMVLGCTVRHTGTTQLLDPTFSEVQDDQDGVFVENQGSVTLSLMPNMNQVSGLQSDGVMEQESLKAAVQACIEGCYKLYPVIQHTLLKTVRKNAPPSEN; encoded by the coding sequence ATGCCAGTGGATCGTAGGCGAATTCGGGGCCCTGATGAATCCCAATCTCCTTATCATTTCATTTCTAAGGAGTCTCAGAAATGCCTCGCTTCTGGGGATCGTCGTTCAGATGACAGCCAGCGCGGCCCCTTGGACATACGGCCGATTTTTGCGCGGTGTGGACTGAACAGTCAAGCTAAAGGCTCTGCTTACATTGAGGCAGGCAATACCAAAATAATCTGCTCTGTGTACGGGCCCCGGGAGACTGAGCGCAAAGATGAAACTGACATGAAATCAGGACGTCTCGTAGCTGACATGCGGTTTGCCCCCTTCGCCTGCCACAAGAGAGGGGCATGGGTTCAGGGTAACGAGGAGAAGGATCTTTCTCTGGGCTTACTTGAGAGTCTTCGGCCGGGAGTCTGCTTGCACAAGTATCCCCGCTCTCAGATTGACGTTTGCGTCATGGTTCTAGAGAGTGACGGCCCGGCGCTGTCCCACGCGGTCACTTGTGCATCCCTGGCCCTCGCTGATGCGGGGATCGAGATGTACGACATGGTGTTGGGATGCACCGTCCGACACACCGGAACGACGCAGCTACTCGACCCCACTTTCTCAGAGGTTCAGGACGACCAGGATGGCGTTTTCGTGGAGAACCAGGGAAGTGTGACCCTTTCTCTGATGCCCAATATGAATCAAGTGTCAGGTTTGCAGTCGGACGGTGTTATGGAACAAGAGTCCCTGAAGGCAGCTGTTCAGGCGTGTATTGAGGGCTGCTACAAACTGTACCCTGTCATTCAACATACCCTGCTGAAGACAGTGCGAAAAAATGCACCTCCTTCAGAGAACTGA
- the aars1 gene encoding alanine--tRNA ligase, cytoplasmic isoform X1, whose translation MGLHLTVLCAKALGCCQVNPSQSRASSPLIMDSSLTAAQIREKFIDFFRRHEHQYVHSSATIPLDDPTLLFANAGMNQFKPIFLNTIDPSHPMARLRRAANTQKCIRAGGKHNDLDDVGKDVYHHTFFEMLGSWSFGDYFKQLACKMAMELLTQELGIPIERLYVTYFGGHAEAGLEPDLECKQIWLDLGMEECRILPGSMKDNFWEMGDTGPCGPCSEIHYDRIGGRDAAHLVNMDDPNVLEIWNLVFIQFNRESETELKPLPKKSIDTGMGLERLVSVLQNKMSNYDTDLFVPYFQAIQKGTGARPYTGKVGVEDTDGIDMAYRVLADHARTITIALSDGGRPDNTGRGYVLRRILRRAVRYSHEKLGAQRGFFASLVDVVVESLGDAFPELKKDPDMVKDIINEEEVQFLKTLSRGRRILDRKIQSLGESTTIPGDTAWLLYDTYGFPLDLTALIAEERGMGVDIEGFEEEKKAAQIKSQGKGSGDADHLMLDIYAIEELRNKGIAATDDSPKYRYNSDDSGSYDFEQVVSTVLALRRERTFVDEVTTGQECGVVLDQTSFYAEQGGQTFDEGYMLRENDSAEDKMEFTVKNTQVRGGFVLHVGTVYGTLKVGDRLVLHVDEARRRPIMSNHTATHILNFALRGVLGEADQRGSMVAPDRLRFDFTAKGALTTGEVRRTEEIACALIRDNKPVYAMEAPLAAAKAIQGLRAVFDETYPDPVRVVSIGIPVTDLLSDPDSPAGSLTSIEFCGGTHLQNSGHAGPFIIVSEEAIAKGVRRIVAVTGAEAQKAQRKADALRQSLAAMSEKVKAQTAPNKDVQKEIADMTESLGTAVTSQWQKDEMRDTLKGLKKTMDDLDRASKADVQKRVLEKTKELIESSPNQPLLVMEIESGASAKALNESLKLLKSSSPQTAAMLFTVDPDAGKIICLCQVPKEVASQGLKASEWVQEVCPLMDGKGGGKDMSAQATGRNVHCMQEALQLANEFARLKLGEN comes from the exons ATGGGTCTGCATCTCACTGTTTTATGTGCCAAAGCTCTCGGGTGCTGTCAGGTGAACCCTTCACAG TCACGTGCTAGCAGCCCTCTCATCATGGACTCTTCACTGACTGCAGCCCAGATCCGGGAAAAGTTCATCGACTTCTTCCGGCGCCACGAGCACCAGTATGTCCACTCGTCCGCCACCATCCCTCTGGACGACCCCACACTGTTGTTTGCCAACGCCGGCATGAACCAG TTCAAGCCCATATTTCTTAACACCATCGACCCGTCGCACCCCATGGCCAGACTGCGCCGCGCTGCCAACACCCAGAAGTGCATCCGTGCTGGAGGCAAGCACAACGATCTTGACGACGTGGGGAAGGACGTGTACCACCACACCTTCTTCGAGATGTTGGGCTCCTGGTCCTTTGGAGACTACTTTAAG CAACTGGCCTGTAAGATGGCCATGGAGCTGCTGACTCAGGAGTTGGGCATCCCCATCGAGCGCCTCTATGTTACCTACTTCGGGGGCCACGCCGAGGCCGGCCTGGAGCCTGACCTGGAGTGCAAACAGATCTGGCTGGACCTGGG AATGGAGGAGTGCCGCATCCTTCCTGGCAGCATGAAGGACAACTTCTGGGAGATGGGGGACACGGGCCCCTGTGGCCCCTGCAGTGAGATCCACTACGACCGCATCGGGGGCCGAGATGCCGCCCACCTGGTCAACATGGATGACCCCAACGTGCTGGAGATCTGGAACTTGGTTTTCATCCAGTTCAACAG GGAGTCCGAGACAGAGTTGAAGCCTCTGCCCAAGAAGAGCATTGACACTGGCATGGGATTGGAGCGTCTGGTGTCCGTGCTGCAGAATAAGATGTCTAACTACGACACGGACCTCTTCGTCCCCTACTTCCAGGCCATCCAGAAG GGCACTGGTGCCAGGCCGTACACCGGCAAGGTTGGCGTTGAGGACACTGATGGCATTGACATGGCCTACCGTGTGTTAGCTGACCACGCCCGCACCATCACCATTGCCCTATCAGACGGAGGCAGACCTGACAACACTGGCAGAGG TTACGTGTTGAGGAGGATTCTGAGGCGTGCGGTGAGATACTCTCATGAGAAGCTGGGTGCTCAGAGGGGCTTCTTTGCCTCCTTGGTGGACGTGGTGGTCGAATCACTG ggAGATGCTTTCCCAGAGCTGAAGAAGGACCCAGACATGGTGAAGGACATCATtaatgaggaggaggtgcagttCCTCAAGACCCTCAGCAGAGGGCGCCGCATCCTAGACCGCAAGATCCAGAGCCTGGGAGAGAGCACCACCATCCCAG GAGACACGGCCTGGCTGCTGTACGACACCTACGGCTTCCCCCTGGACCTCACAGCCCTGATCGCAGAGGAGAGGGGCATGGGGGTGGACATCGAGGGCttcgaggaggagaagaaggccGCTCAG attaAGTCCCAGGGCAAAGGCTCCGGAGACGCGGACCACCTCATGCTGGACATCTACGCCATCGAGGAGCTCCGCAACAAGGGCATCGCAGCCACGGACGACAGCCCCAAGTACCGCTACAACTCCGACGACAGCGGCAGCTACG ACTTTGAGCAGGTTGTGAGCACTGTGCTGGCTCTGCGTCGTGAGCGGACGTTCGTGGACGAGGTGACCACAGGCCAGGAGTGTGGCGTGGTGCTCGACCAGACGTCTTTCTACGCCGAGCAGGGTGGGCAGACCTTTGACGAGGGATACATGCTGCGCGAGAACGACTCTGCTGaggat aagaTGGAGTTTACAGTGAAGAACACACAGGTGCGGGGAGGCTTCGTGCTGCATGTGGGGACTGTCTACGGCACACTGAAAGTCGGAGACCGCCTCGTTCTACACGTAGATGAG gcACGTCGCAGGCCCATCATGAGTAACCACACCGccacacacatcctgaacttCGCCCTGCGGGGGGTCCTGGGCGAGGCGGACCAGCGCGGGTCCATGGTGGCCCCCGACCGCCTGCGCTTCGACTTCACCGCCAAAGGAGCCCTCACCACCGGGGAAGTGCGCCGCACCGAGGAGATCGCCTGCGCCCTGATCCGAGACaacaag cCTGTGTATGCTATGGAGGCCCCTCTGGCTGCTGCCAAGGCCATCCAGGGCTTGCGCGCCGTGTTTGACGAGACCTACCCCGACCCTGTGCGAGTCGTGTCCATCGGCATCCCCGTCACTGACCTGCTCTCTGACCCTGACAGCCCAGCCGGTTCCCTCACCTCCATTGAGTTCTGCGGTGGAAC GCACCTGCAGAACTCTGGCCACGCAGGCCCCTTCATCATCGTGTCCGAAGAGGCCATCGCCAAGGGCGTCCGCCGCATCGTGGCAGTGACGGGGGCGGAGGCACAGAAG gcccaGAGGAAAGCAGACGCTCTCAGGCAGAGTCTGGCTGCCATGTCAGAGAAAGTTAAGGCTCAGACTGCCCCCAATAAGGACGTGCAGAAGGAGATCGCTGACAtgactgag tCTCTGGGCACTGCAGTCACTTCACAGTGGCAGAAAGATGAGATGAGGGACACCCTGAAGGGCTTGAAGAAGACCATGGATGACCTGGACCGCGCCAGCAAGGCCGACGTGCAGAAGAGG GTTCTAGAGAAGACAAAGGAGTTGATTGAGAGCAGCCCTAACCAGCCTCTGCTTGTGATGGAGATCGAGAGTGGAGCCTCCGCCAAG GCTCTAAATGAGTCCCTGAAACTGCTGAAGAGCAGCTCCCCGCAGACCGCCGCTATGCTCTTCACTGTGGACCCCGATGCCGGCAAGATCATCTGCCTGTGCCAAGTACCCAAG
- the aars1 gene encoding alanine--tRNA ligase, cytoplasmic isoform X3 yields the protein MDSSLTAAQIREKFIDFFRRHEHQYVHSSATIPLDDPTLLFANAGMNQFKPIFLNTIDPSHPMARLRRAANTQKCIRAGGKHNDLDDVGKDVYHHTFFEMLGSWSFGDYFKQLACKMAMELLTQELGIPIERLYVTYFGGHAEAGLEPDLECKQIWLDLGMEECRILPGSMKDNFWEMGDTGPCGPCSEIHYDRIGGRDAAHLVNMDDPNVLEIWNLVFIQFNRESETELKPLPKKSIDTGMGLERLVSVLQNKMSNYDTDLFVPYFQAIQKGTGARPYTGKVGVEDTDGIDMAYRVLADHARTITIALSDGGRPDNTGRGYVLRRILRRAVRYSHEKLGAQRGFFASLVDVVVESLGDAFPELKKDPDMVKDIINEEEVQFLKTLSRGRRILDRKIQSLGESTTIPGDTAWLLYDTYGFPLDLTALIAEERGMGVDIEGFEEEKKAAQIKSQGKGSGDADHLMLDIYAIEELRNKGIAATDDSPKYRYNSDDSGSYDFEQVVSTVLALRRERTFVDEVTTGQECGVVLDQTSFYAEQGGQTFDEGYMLRENDSAEDKMEFTVKNTQVRGGFVLHVGTVYGTLKVGDRLVLHVDEARRRPIMSNHTATHILNFALRGVLGEADQRGSMVAPDRLRFDFTAKGALTTGEVRRTEEIACALIRDNKPVYAMEAPLAAAKAIQGLRAVFDETYPDPVRVVSIGIPVTDLLSDPDSPAGSLTSIEFCGGTHLQNSGHAGPFIIVSEEAIAKGVRRIVAVTGAEAQKAQRKADALRQSLAAMSEKVKAQTAPNKDVQKEIADMTESLGTAVTSQWQKDEMRDTLKGLKKTMDDLDRASKADVQKRVLEKTKELIESSPNQPLLVMEIESGASAKALNESLKLLKSSSPQTAAMLFTVDPDAGKIICLCQVPKEVASQGLKASEWVQEVCPLMDGKGGGKDMSAQATGRNVHCMQEALQLANEFARLKLGEN from the exons ATGGACTCTTCACTGACTGCAGCCCAGATCCGGGAAAAGTTCATCGACTTCTTCCGGCGCCACGAGCACCAGTATGTCCACTCGTCCGCCACCATCCCTCTGGACGACCCCACACTGTTGTTTGCCAACGCCGGCATGAACCAG TTCAAGCCCATATTTCTTAACACCATCGACCCGTCGCACCCCATGGCCAGACTGCGCCGCGCTGCCAACACCCAGAAGTGCATCCGTGCTGGAGGCAAGCACAACGATCTTGACGACGTGGGGAAGGACGTGTACCACCACACCTTCTTCGAGATGTTGGGCTCCTGGTCCTTTGGAGACTACTTTAAG CAACTGGCCTGTAAGATGGCCATGGAGCTGCTGACTCAGGAGTTGGGCATCCCCATCGAGCGCCTCTATGTTACCTACTTCGGGGGCCACGCCGAGGCCGGCCTGGAGCCTGACCTGGAGTGCAAACAGATCTGGCTGGACCTGGG AATGGAGGAGTGCCGCATCCTTCCTGGCAGCATGAAGGACAACTTCTGGGAGATGGGGGACACGGGCCCCTGTGGCCCCTGCAGTGAGATCCACTACGACCGCATCGGGGGCCGAGATGCCGCCCACCTGGTCAACATGGATGACCCCAACGTGCTGGAGATCTGGAACTTGGTTTTCATCCAGTTCAACAG GGAGTCCGAGACAGAGTTGAAGCCTCTGCCCAAGAAGAGCATTGACACTGGCATGGGATTGGAGCGTCTGGTGTCCGTGCTGCAGAATAAGATGTCTAACTACGACACGGACCTCTTCGTCCCCTACTTCCAGGCCATCCAGAAG GGCACTGGTGCCAGGCCGTACACCGGCAAGGTTGGCGTTGAGGACACTGATGGCATTGACATGGCCTACCGTGTGTTAGCTGACCACGCCCGCACCATCACCATTGCCCTATCAGACGGAGGCAGACCTGACAACACTGGCAGAGG TTACGTGTTGAGGAGGATTCTGAGGCGTGCGGTGAGATACTCTCATGAGAAGCTGGGTGCTCAGAGGGGCTTCTTTGCCTCCTTGGTGGACGTGGTGGTCGAATCACTG ggAGATGCTTTCCCAGAGCTGAAGAAGGACCCAGACATGGTGAAGGACATCATtaatgaggaggaggtgcagttCCTCAAGACCCTCAGCAGAGGGCGCCGCATCCTAGACCGCAAGATCCAGAGCCTGGGAGAGAGCACCACCATCCCAG GAGACACGGCCTGGCTGCTGTACGACACCTACGGCTTCCCCCTGGACCTCACAGCCCTGATCGCAGAGGAGAGGGGCATGGGGGTGGACATCGAGGGCttcgaggaggagaagaaggccGCTCAG attaAGTCCCAGGGCAAAGGCTCCGGAGACGCGGACCACCTCATGCTGGACATCTACGCCATCGAGGAGCTCCGCAACAAGGGCATCGCAGCCACGGACGACAGCCCCAAGTACCGCTACAACTCCGACGACAGCGGCAGCTACG ACTTTGAGCAGGTTGTGAGCACTGTGCTGGCTCTGCGTCGTGAGCGGACGTTCGTGGACGAGGTGACCACAGGCCAGGAGTGTGGCGTGGTGCTCGACCAGACGTCTTTCTACGCCGAGCAGGGTGGGCAGACCTTTGACGAGGGATACATGCTGCGCGAGAACGACTCTGCTGaggat aagaTGGAGTTTACAGTGAAGAACACACAGGTGCGGGGAGGCTTCGTGCTGCATGTGGGGACTGTCTACGGCACACTGAAAGTCGGAGACCGCCTCGTTCTACACGTAGATGAG gcACGTCGCAGGCCCATCATGAGTAACCACACCGccacacacatcctgaacttCGCCCTGCGGGGGGTCCTGGGCGAGGCGGACCAGCGCGGGTCCATGGTGGCCCCCGACCGCCTGCGCTTCGACTTCACCGCCAAAGGAGCCCTCACCACCGGGGAAGTGCGCCGCACCGAGGAGATCGCCTGCGCCCTGATCCGAGACaacaag cCTGTGTATGCTATGGAGGCCCCTCTGGCTGCTGCCAAGGCCATCCAGGGCTTGCGCGCCGTGTTTGACGAGACCTACCCCGACCCTGTGCGAGTCGTGTCCATCGGCATCCCCGTCACTGACCTGCTCTCTGACCCTGACAGCCCAGCCGGTTCCCTCACCTCCATTGAGTTCTGCGGTGGAAC GCACCTGCAGAACTCTGGCCACGCAGGCCCCTTCATCATCGTGTCCGAAGAGGCCATCGCCAAGGGCGTCCGCCGCATCGTGGCAGTGACGGGGGCGGAGGCACAGAAG gcccaGAGGAAAGCAGACGCTCTCAGGCAGAGTCTGGCTGCCATGTCAGAGAAAGTTAAGGCTCAGACTGCCCCCAATAAGGACGTGCAGAAGGAGATCGCTGACAtgactgag tCTCTGGGCACTGCAGTCACTTCACAGTGGCAGAAAGATGAGATGAGGGACACCCTGAAGGGCTTGAAGAAGACCATGGATGACCTGGACCGCGCCAGCAAGGCCGACGTGCAGAAGAGG GTTCTAGAGAAGACAAAGGAGTTGATTGAGAGCAGCCCTAACCAGCCTCTGCTTGTGATGGAGATCGAGAGTGGAGCCTCCGCCAAG GCTCTAAATGAGTCCCTGAAACTGCTGAAGAGCAGCTCCCCGCAGACCGCCGCTATGCTCTTCACTGTGGACCCCGATGCCGGCAAGATCATCTGCCTGTGCCAAGTACCCAAG
- the aars1 gene encoding alanine--tRNA ligase, cytoplasmic isoform X2 codes for MGLHLTVLCAKALGCCQSRASSPLIMDSSLTAAQIREKFIDFFRRHEHQYVHSSATIPLDDPTLLFANAGMNQFKPIFLNTIDPSHPMARLRRAANTQKCIRAGGKHNDLDDVGKDVYHHTFFEMLGSWSFGDYFKQLACKMAMELLTQELGIPIERLYVTYFGGHAEAGLEPDLECKQIWLDLGMEECRILPGSMKDNFWEMGDTGPCGPCSEIHYDRIGGRDAAHLVNMDDPNVLEIWNLVFIQFNRESETELKPLPKKSIDTGMGLERLVSVLQNKMSNYDTDLFVPYFQAIQKGTGARPYTGKVGVEDTDGIDMAYRVLADHARTITIALSDGGRPDNTGRGYVLRRILRRAVRYSHEKLGAQRGFFASLVDVVVESLGDAFPELKKDPDMVKDIINEEEVQFLKTLSRGRRILDRKIQSLGESTTIPGDTAWLLYDTYGFPLDLTALIAEERGMGVDIEGFEEEKKAAQIKSQGKGSGDADHLMLDIYAIEELRNKGIAATDDSPKYRYNSDDSGSYDFEQVVSTVLALRRERTFVDEVTTGQECGVVLDQTSFYAEQGGQTFDEGYMLRENDSAEDKMEFTVKNTQVRGGFVLHVGTVYGTLKVGDRLVLHVDEARRRPIMSNHTATHILNFALRGVLGEADQRGSMVAPDRLRFDFTAKGALTTGEVRRTEEIACALIRDNKPVYAMEAPLAAAKAIQGLRAVFDETYPDPVRVVSIGIPVTDLLSDPDSPAGSLTSIEFCGGTHLQNSGHAGPFIIVSEEAIAKGVRRIVAVTGAEAQKAQRKADALRQSLAAMSEKVKAQTAPNKDVQKEIADMTESLGTAVTSQWQKDEMRDTLKGLKKTMDDLDRASKADVQKRVLEKTKELIESSPNQPLLVMEIESGASAKALNESLKLLKSSSPQTAAMLFTVDPDAGKIICLCQVPKEVASQGLKASEWVQEVCPLMDGKGGGKDMSAQATGRNVHCMQEALQLANEFARLKLGEN; via the exons ATGGGTCTGCATCTCACTGTTTTATGTGCCAAAGCTCTCGGGTGCTGTCAG TCACGTGCTAGCAGCCCTCTCATCATGGACTCTTCACTGACTGCAGCCCAGATCCGGGAAAAGTTCATCGACTTCTTCCGGCGCCACGAGCACCAGTATGTCCACTCGTCCGCCACCATCCCTCTGGACGACCCCACACTGTTGTTTGCCAACGCCGGCATGAACCAG TTCAAGCCCATATTTCTTAACACCATCGACCCGTCGCACCCCATGGCCAGACTGCGCCGCGCTGCCAACACCCAGAAGTGCATCCGTGCTGGAGGCAAGCACAACGATCTTGACGACGTGGGGAAGGACGTGTACCACCACACCTTCTTCGAGATGTTGGGCTCCTGGTCCTTTGGAGACTACTTTAAG CAACTGGCCTGTAAGATGGCCATGGAGCTGCTGACTCAGGAGTTGGGCATCCCCATCGAGCGCCTCTATGTTACCTACTTCGGGGGCCACGCCGAGGCCGGCCTGGAGCCTGACCTGGAGTGCAAACAGATCTGGCTGGACCTGGG AATGGAGGAGTGCCGCATCCTTCCTGGCAGCATGAAGGACAACTTCTGGGAGATGGGGGACACGGGCCCCTGTGGCCCCTGCAGTGAGATCCACTACGACCGCATCGGGGGCCGAGATGCCGCCCACCTGGTCAACATGGATGACCCCAACGTGCTGGAGATCTGGAACTTGGTTTTCATCCAGTTCAACAG GGAGTCCGAGACAGAGTTGAAGCCTCTGCCCAAGAAGAGCATTGACACTGGCATGGGATTGGAGCGTCTGGTGTCCGTGCTGCAGAATAAGATGTCTAACTACGACACGGACCTCTTCGTCCCCTACTTCCAGGCCATCCAGAAG GGCACTGGTGCCAGGCCGTACACCGGCAAGGTTGGCGTTGAGGACACTGATGGCATTGACATGGCCTACCGTGTGTTAGCTGACCACGCCCGCACCATCACCATTGCCCTATCAGACGGAGGCAGACCTGACAACACTGGCAGAGG TTACGTGTTGAGGAGGATTCTGAGGCGTGCGGTGAGATACTCTCATGAGAAGCTGGGTGCTCAGAGGGGCTTCTTTGCCTCCTTGGTGGACGTGGTGGTCGAATCACTG ggAGATGCTTTCCCAGAGCTGAAGAAGGACCCAGACATGGTGAAGGACATCATtaatgaggaggaggtgcagttCCTCAAGACCCTCAGCAGAGGGCGCCGCATCCTAGACCGCAAGATCCAGAGCCTGGGAGAGAGCACCACCATCCCAG GAGACACGGCCTGGCTGCTGTACGACACCTACGGCTTCCCCCTGGACCTCACAGCCCTGATCGCAGAGGAGAGGGGCATGGGGGTGGACATCGAGGGCttcgaggaggagaagaaggccGCTCAG attaAGTCCCAGGGCAAAGGCTCCGGAGACGCGGACCACCTCATGCTGGACATCTACGCCATCGAGGAGCTCCGCAACAAGGGCATCGCAGCCACGGACGACAGCCCCAAGTACCGCTACAACTCCGACGACAGCGGCAGCTACG ACTTTGAGCAGGTTGTGAGCACTGTGCTGGCTCTGCGTCGTGAGCGGACGTTCGTGGACGAGGTGACCACAGGCCAGGAGTGTGGCGTGGTGCTCGACCAGACGTCTTTCTACGCCGAGCAGGGTGGGCAGACCTTTGACGAGGGATACATGCTGCGCGAGAACGACTCTGCTGaggat aagaTGGAGTTTACAGTGAAGAACACACAGGTGCGGGGAGGCTTCGTGCTGCATGTGGGGACTGTCTACGGCACACTGAAAGTCGGAGACCGCCTCGTTCTACACGTAGATGAG gcACGTCGCAGGCCCATCATGAGTAACCACACCGccacacacatcctgaacttCGCCCTGCGGGGGGTCCTGGGCGAGGCGGACCAGCGCGGGTCCATGGTGGCCCCCGACCGCCTGCGCTTCGACTTCACCGCCAAAGGAGCCCTCACCACCGGGGAAGTGCGCCGCACCGAGGAGATCGCCTGCGCCCTGATCCGAGACaacaag cCTGTGTATGCTATGGAGGCCCCTCTGGCTGCTGCCAAGGCCATCCAGGGCTTGCGCGCCGTGTTTGACGAGACCTACCCCGACCCTGTGCGAGTCGTGTCCATCGGCATCCCCGTCACTGACCTGCTCTCTGACCCTGACAGCCCAGCCGGTTCCCTCACCTCCATTGAGTTCTGCGGTGGAAC GCACCTGCAGAACTCTGGCCACGCAGGCCCCTTCATCATCGTGTCCGAAGAGGCCATCGCCAAGGGCGTCCGCCGCATCGTGGCAGTGACGGGGGCGGAGGCACAGAAG gcccaGAGGAAAGCAGACGCTCTCAGGCAGAGTCTGGCTGCCATGTCAGAGAAAGTTAAGGCTCAGACTGCCCCCAATAAGGACGTGCAGAAGGAGATCGCTGACAtgactgag tCTCTGGGCACTGCAGTCACTTCACAGTGGCAGAAAGATGAGATGAGGGACACCCTGAAGGGCTTGAAGAAGACCATGGATGACCTGGACCGCGCCAGCAAGGCCGACGTGCAGAAGAGG GTTCTAGAGAAGACAAAGGAGTTGATTGAGAGCAGCCCTAACCAGCCTCTGCTTGTGATGGAGATCGAGAGTGGAGCCTCCGCCAAG GCTCTAAATGAGTCCCTGAAACTGCTGAAGAGCAGCTCCCCGCAGACCGCCGCTATGCTCTTCACTGTGGACCCCGATGCCGGCAAGATCATCTGCCTGTGCCAAGTACCCAAG